The Xenopus tropicalis strain Nigerian chromosome 2, UCB_Xtro_10.0, whole genome shotgun sequence genome window below encodes:
- the LOC100497432 gene encoding protein kinase C delta type-like, with amino-acid sequence MEESKRRILTPKEKEIQQYVSCVEEKEDKIKKGSQEVVVRSKTHVEEKTSVEEKKKRKHTEENLDNNKKIKLDDKEILQGGVHGLREEQKDKKRKTKRPRSPEDPLEGGSGYKKPCLDVKRPAPLDIESYRFHKDLGRGSFGRVMLATFAPKKQLVAIKIISKKTNKSNYENIKKEARLLKMANSCPFLCHSYAAFQSEIQAFFVLEYASGGSLYKMISRKGKLPMERVKFYTAEIVIGLQFLHSNGIVHCDLKPDNILVDMDGHIKICDFGLSAEGLFGEKMICRLSGTPGYRAPEVLIMNDYNAGADWWSFGVIMYEMATGNLPFAPSVSALREVSTIKSSKPDYPSHMSQEMLDLLSKLLEIDQKKRLGVKGNIREHPFYATIKWKRMEKRRVKTPFRPKKPSAGELPAISPGFPADSSKREKVEELSYVASTWNWQE; translated from the exons ATGGAGGAGAGCAAGAGAAGGATTTTGACCCCAAAGGAGAAAGAAATTCAGCAATATGTAAGCTGTGTAGAGGAGAAGGAGGATAAGATCAAGAAAGGGAGTCAAGAGGTGGTTGTAAGGAGCAAAACCCATGTAGAAGAGAAGACCAGCGttgaagaaaagaagaaaaggaagcATACTGAAGAAAACCTGGATAATAACAAGAAGATCAAATTAGATGATAAAGAAATTCTTCAGGGAGGAGTTCATGGACTGCGTGAGGAGCAGAAGGATAAGAAGAGGAAGACTAAAAGACCAAGGAGCCCAGAAGATCCGTTAGAAG GTGGAAGCGGATATAAAAAACCCTGTCTGGATGTCAAAAGACCAGCCCCCCTGGATATAGAGAGCTACAGATTCCATAAAGATCTCGGAAGAGGCAGCTTTGGCCGG GTGATGTTGGCAACCTTTGCCCCAAAGAAACAACTTGTGGCAATCAAGATCATCTCCAAAAAAACCAACAAGAGCAACTACGAGAACATCAAGAAAGAAGCTCGACTCTTGAAGATGGCCAACAGTTGCCCCTTTTTGTGTCATTCATACGCAGCCTTCCAATCAGAG ATTCAAGCTTTCTTTGTGCTTGAGTATGCCAGCGGGGGATCATTATACAAAATGATATCCAGGAAAGGAAAACTACCAATGGAGAGAGTCAA gttCTACACTGCAGAGATTGTGATCGGACTCCAGTTTCTGCATTCGAATGGCATCGTTCATTG TGATCTCAAGCCTGATAACATCTTGGTGGATATGGACGGACACATTAAGATCTGTGATTTTGGCCTCTCTGCTGAAGGACTGTTTGGCGAAAAGATGATCTGCAGATTGTCAGGAACCCCAGGCTACCGGGCCCCagag gtTTTGATAATGAATGACTATAATGCAGGGGCTGACTGGTGGTCATTCGGCGTGATCATGTACGAAATGGCCACAGGCAACCTACCATTTGCCCCATCAGTCAGTGCTCTGAGGGAGGTTTCCACCATTAAGTCCTCAAAACCTGATTATCCAAGCCACATGAGCCAGGAAATGCTGGACCTCCTGTCAAAA cttcTGGAGATAGACCAAAAGAAGCGCTTAGGAGTGAAAGGAAACATCAGGGAGCACCCATTCTATGCTACAATCAAGTGGAAAAGAATGGAAAAGAGAAGAGTGAAGACCCCTTTCCGGCCAAAAAAG CCATCAGCAGGTGAGTTACCAGCGATTTCACCAGGATTTCCTGCTGATAGCTCTAAGAGAGAGAAGGTAGAAGAACTCTCCTATGTGGCCTCCACCTGGAATTGGCAGGAGTAA
- the LOC101734833 gene encoding protein kinase C delta type-like, with amino-acid sequence MEESKRRILTPKEKEIQQYVSCVEEKEDKIKKGSQEVVVRSKTHVEEKTSVEEKKKRKHTEENLDNKKKIKLDDKEILQGGVHGLREEQKDKKRKTKRPRSPEDPLEGGSGYKKPCLDVKRPAPLDIESYRFHKDLGRGSFGRVMLATFAPKKQLVAIKIISKKTNKSNYENIKKEARLLKMANSCPFLCHSYAAFQSEIQAFFVLEYASGGSLYKMISRKGKLPMERVKFYTAEIVIGLQFLHSNGIVHCDLKPDNILVDMDGHIKICDFGLSAEGLFGEKMICRLSGTPGYRAPEVLIMNDYNAGADWWSFGVIMYEMATGNLPFAPSVSALREVSTIKSSKPDYPSHMSQEMLDLLSKLLEIDQKKRLGVKGNIREHPFYATIKWKRMEKRRVKTPFRPKKPSAGELPAISPGFPADSSKREKVEELSYVASTWNWQE; translated from the exons ATGGAGGAGAGCAAGAGAAGGATTTTGACCCCAAAGGAGAAAGAAATTCAGCAATATGTAAGCTGTGTAGAGGAGAAGGAGGATAAGATCAAGAAAGGGAGTCAAGAGGTGGTTGTAAGGAGCAAAACCCATGTAGAAGAGAAGACCAGTGttgaagaaaagaagaaaaggaagcATACTGAAGAAAACCTTGATAATAAAAAGAAGATCAAATTAGATGATAAAGAAATTCTTCAGGGAGGAGTTCATGGACTGCGTGAGGAGCAGAAGGATAAGAAGAGGAAGACTAAAAGACCAAGGAGCCCAGAAGATCCGTTAGAAG GTGGAAGCGGATATAAAAAACCCTGTCTGGATGTCAAAAGACCAGCCCCCCTGGATATAGAGAGCTACAGATTCCATAAAGATCTCGGAAGAGGCAGCTTTGGCCGG GTGATGTTGGCAACCTTTGCCCCGAAGAAACAACTTGTGGCAATCAAGATCATCTCTAAAAAAACCAACAAGAGCAACTACGAGAACATCAAGAAAGAAGCTCGACTCTTGAAGATGGCCAACAGTTGCCCCTTTTTGTGTCATTCGTACGCAGCCTTCCAATCAGAG ATTCAAGCTTTCTTTGTGCTTGAGTATGCCAGCGGGGGATCATTATACAAAATGATATCCAGGAAAGGAAAACTACCAATGGAGAGAGTCAA gttCTACACTGCAGAGATTGTGATTGGACTCCAGTTTCTGCATTCGAATGGCATCGTTCATTG TGATCTCAAGCCTGATAACATCTTGGTGGATATGGACGGACACATTAAGATCTGTGATTTTGGCCTCTCTGCTGAAGGACTGTTTGGCGAAAAGATGATCTGCAGATTGTCAGGAACCCCAGGCTACCGGGCCCCagag GTTTTGATAATGAATGACTATAATGCAGGGGCTGACTGGTGGTCATTCGGCGTGATCATGTACGAAATGGCCACAGGCAACCTACCATTTGCCCCATCAGTCAGTGCTCTGAGGGAGGTTTCCACCATTAAGTCCTCAAAACCTGATTATCCAAGCCACATGAGCCAGGAAATGCTGGACCTCCTGTCAAAA cttcTGGAGATAGACCAAAAGAAGCGCTTAGGAGTGAAAGGAAACATCAGGGAGCACCCATTCTATGCTACAATCAAGTGGAAAAGAATGGAAAAGAGAAGAGTGAAGACCCCTTTCCGGCCAAAAAAG CCATCAGCAGGTGAGTTACCAGCGATTTCACCAGGATTTCCTGCTGATAGCTCCAAGAGAGAGAAGGTAGAAGAACTCTCCTATGTGGCCTCCACCTGGAATTGGCAGGAGTAA